One genomic region from Bos javanicus breed banteng chromosome 14, ARS-OSU_banteng_1.0, whole genome shotgun sequence encodes:
- the GLI4 gene encoding zinc finger protein GLI4, which produces MAALGDGQEPPHVLSPVSFESPGTPGAHHHEAQLHLHLHGHQHGFPSSSPEVPSQPPQEPSDLDFQEVAEVQICRDTCWSGSESEPEQAPSSPSPHGPEDEVHQAGGVLRTLLRSLPRRPGGGDRFGQEPSLERSAGQTPRAGPRSQKRDTWLGSQGASGTEGSPGRTAELAGGLSRGSGLGTQQGGPRGGKPHRCEACGKSFKYNSLLLKHQRIHTGEKPYACHECDKRFRGWSGFIQHHRIHTGEKPYECGQCGRAFSHSSHFTQHLRVHNGEKPYECGECGQAFSQSSNLVRHQRLHTGEKPYACSQCGKAFIWSSVLIEHQRIHTGEKPYECPDCGKAFRGRSHFFRHLRTHTGEKPFACGACGKAFGQSSQLIQHQRVHYRE; this is translated from the exons ATGGCGGCCCTGGGGGACGGTCAGGAGCCCCCTCATGTCCTGTCCCCGGTCAGTTTCGAGTCACCCGGGACACCTGGAGCCCACCACCATGAAGCCCAACTTCACCTCCACCTCCACGGTCATCAACATG GCTTCCCCAGCAGCAGCCCTGAGgtgccctcccagcccccacaggAGCCGTCAGACCTGGACTTCCAAGAGGTGGCAGAGGTCCAGATCTGCAGAGACACCTGCTGGTCAG GTTCTGAGTCGGAGCCGGAGCAGGCCCCGTCGTCTCCCAGCCCGCACGGTCCTGAAGACGAGGTGCACCAGGCCGGAGGCGTGCTGAGGACCCTGCTGAGGAGCCTTCCCCGCAGACCCGGGGGTGGGGACCGCTTTGGGCAGGAGCCCAGCCTGGAGCGGTCAGCAGGCCAGACACCGAGGGCTGGGCCCCGTTCCCAGAAGAGAGACACCTGGCTCGGGTCGCAGGGGGCCTCCGGGACGGAGGGCAGCCCGGGACGCACGGCCGAGCTGGCGGGCGGCCTGAGCCGGGGCTCGGGACTCGGGACCCAGCAGGGCGGCCCACGGGGCGGGAAGCCGCACAGGTGCGAGGCCTGCGGCAAGAGCTTCAAGTACAACTCGCTCCTGCTGAAGCACCAGCGCATCcacacgggcgagaagccctATGCCTGCCACGAGTGCGACAAGCGCTTCCGCGGCTGGTCGGGCTTCATCCAACACCACCGCATCcacacgggcgagaagccctACGAGTGCGGCCAGTGCGGCCGCGCCTTCAGCCACAGCTCGCACTTCACACAGCACCTGCGCGTCCACAACGGGGAGAAGCCGTACGAGTGCGGCGAGTGCGGCCAGGCCTTCAGCCAGAGCTCCAACCTGGTGCGGCACCAGCGGCTGCACACGGGCGAGAAGCCGTATGCCTGCAGCCAGTGCGGCAAGGCCTTCATCTGGAGCTCGGTACTCATCGAGCACCAGCGCATCCACACGGGTGAGAAACCCTATGAGTGCCCCGACTGTGGCAAGGCCTTCCGCGGCCGCTCGCACTTCTTCCGGCACCTGCGGACCcacacgggcgagaagccctTCGCCTGTGGCGCCTGCGGCAAGGCCTTCGGCCAGAGTTCCCAGCTCATCCAGCACCAGAGGGTCCACTACCGGGAGTAG